A genome region from Pseudomonas pergaminensis includes the following:
- a CDS encoding Gfo/Idh/MocA family protein → MSLKLGVIGTGAIGRDHIRRCSQTLLNSQVVAVTDINLEQAAKVVADLKLDAEVYPDGHALINSPQVQAILVTSWGPSHEEFVLAAIAAGKPVFCEKPLAVTAEGCRKIVDAEVAYGKRLVQVGFMRPYDEGYRALKAVIDSGQIGEPLMLHCAHRNPTVGENYKTDMAITDTLIHELDVLRWLLNDDYVSVQVVFPRKSSKALAHLRDPQIVLLETAKGTRIDVEVFVNCQYGYDIQCEVVGETGIAKLPEPSQVQLRSGAKLSNAILMDWKDRFIGAYDVELQAFIDSVRAGQVGGPSAWDGFAAAVAADACIEAQNSEQIVKVSLPDRPHFYG, encoded by the coding sequence ATGTCTTTGAAGCTTGGAGTGATTGGTACGGGCGCCATTGGCCGGGACCATATTCGTCGTTGCAGCCAGACCCTGCTCAACAGCCAGGTCGTCGCCGTGACCGACATCAACCTTGAACAGGCCGCCAAGGTGGTGGCGGACTTGAAACTGGACGCCGAGGTGTACCCCGACGGCCATGCGTTGATCAACTCGCCGCAGGTGCAAGCGATCCTGGTGACCTCCTGGGGCCCGAGCCACGAAGAGTTTGTGCTCGCCGCCATCGCCGCCGGCAAACCGGTGTTCTGCGAGAAACCCCTGGCGGTCACTGCCGAGGGCTGCCGCAAGATCGTCGATGCCGAGGTGGCCTACGGCAAGCGCCTGGTGCAAGTCGGCTTCATGCGTCCGTATGACGAAGGCTATCGCGCCCTCAAGGCCGTGATCGACAGTGGCCAGATCGGCGAGCCGTTGATGCTGCATTGCGCGCACCGCAACCCCACGGTAGGTGAGAACTACAAGACCGACATGGCGATCACCGACACCCTGATCCACGAGCTGGATGTGTTGCGTTGGCTGCTCAACGATGACTACGTGTCGGTGCAAGTGGTGTTCCCGCGCAAATCCAGCAAGGCCCTGGCGCACCTGCGTGACCCGCAGATCGTGCTGCTGGAAACCGCCAAGGGCACGCGCATCGATGTGGAAGTGTTTGTGAACTGCCAGTACGGCTATGACATCCAGTGCGAAGTGGTGGGGGAGACCGGCATCGCCAAGCTGCCGGAGCCGTCCCAGGTGCAATTGCGCAGCGGGGCGAAGCTGTCCAACGCGATTCTGATGGATTGGAAGGACCGGTTTATCGGGGCCTATGACGTGGAGTTGCAGGCGTTTATCGACAGCGTTCGCGCCGGCCAGGTCGGCGGGCCGTCGGCGTGGGATGGTTTTGCGGCGGCAGTGGCGGCGGATGCGTGCATCGAGGCGCAGAACAGTGAGCAGATTGTGAAGGTGAGCCTGCCGGATCGCCCGCACTTCTACGGCTGA
- a CDS encoding Gfo/Idh/MocA family protein → MRIGLVGYGHGGRFFHAPLIATLPGATFVGVVTRSLERRQQLATDHPGLKAFDSIGQIVEAGVDALVISTTLKGRPALVLEAIEHGVTVVSDKPFAANAEQAQALITAAERQGTLLSVYQNRRWDSDYLTLRKLIDAGALGKISRFESRVERYSPQAVGNASGGGWLRDLGSHLVDQALQLFGPVDRVFAQLHYTAEHPTVDHGFFVSLTHANGVISHLWGNALQNSQAPRFRVSGSAGCYTVEGLDGQEEALMAGKSPKTEGEHWGAEEHRRWGWFEQGSERERVPSEKGCWTQFYRQLQLAVQGQGPLPVDAYDALETTRILDAARLSAERQQVVSTKIE, encoded by the coding sequence ATGCGAATTGGACTGGTTGGCTATGGCCATGGAGGGCGCTTCTTTCATGCGCCGCTGATTGCTACACTGCCCGGCGCCACGTTTGTTGGCGTCGTTACTCGCTCACTTGAACGCCGCCAGCAGTTGGCGACTGACCATCCTGGTCTCAAGGCTTTCGATTCCATCGGCCAGATCGTCGAGGCGGGTGTCGACGCCTTGGTTATTTCCACCACCCTCAAAGGCCGCCCGGCCCTGGTGCTGGAAGCCATCGAACACGGCGTTACCGTGGTCAGCGACAAACCCTTCGCCGCCAACGCCGAACAGGCCCAGGCGCTGATCACTGCGGCCGAGCGCCAGGGCACGCTGCTCAGCGTGTATCAGAACCGGCGCTGGGATTCGGACTACCTGACCCTGCGCAAGCTCATCGACGCCGGTGCCCTGGGCAAAATCAGCCGCTTTGAATCCCGCGTGGAACGCTACAGCCCGCAAGCCGTAGGTAACGCCAGCGGTGGTGGCTGGCTGCGCGACTTGGGCAGCCATTTGGTCGACCAGGCGTTGCAACTGTTCGGCCCGGTAGATCGAGTGTTCGCCCAGCTGCATTACACCGCCGAACACCCCACGGTGGATCACGGCTTCTTTGTCTCCCTGACTCATGCCAACGGCGTGATCTCCCATCTGTGGGGCAACGCCTTGCAAAACAGCCAGGCACCGCGTTTTCGCGTCAGTGGCAGCGCAGGCTGTTACACCGTCGAAGGCCTGGACGGTCAGGAAGAGGCGTTAATGGCCGGCAAGTCGCCGAAAACCGAAGGCGAGCACTGGGGTGCCGAAGAGCATCGACGCTGGGGCTGGTTCGAACAAGGTTCTGAGCGTGAGCGAGTACCTTCGGAAAAGGGCTGCTGGACGCAGTTCTATCGGCAGTTGCAACTGGCGGTGCAAGGGCAGGGGCCGTTGCCGGTGGACGCCTATGACGCGCTGGAAACCACCCGTATATTGGACGCCGCACGCCTGAGCGCCGAGCGCCAGCAGGTGGTTTCAACAAAAATAGAATAA
- a CDS encoding sugar ABC transporter substrate-binding protein encodes MKTPIRFTALALSMLLASGVASAADLKIGVSMSAFDDTFLTYLREDMDKQAKSYPKGDGVQLQFEDARADVVKQLSQVENFISQKVDAIIVNPVDTASTANIIKAATAAKIPLVFVNRRPDSPTLAPGVAAVTSDDVEAGKLQMQYIAEKLGGKGNIVILLGDLANNSTTNRTKGVKEVLTKYPGIKIEQEQTGIWLRDKGMTLVNDWLTQGRDFQAVLSNNDEMAIGAAMALKSAGKKGVLIAGVDGTPDGLNAITKGDMTVSAFQDAKGQADKSVETARKMAKNEPIEQNVVIPFQLITPDNVKDFK; translated from the coding sequence ATGAAGACCCCGATCCGTTTTACCGCGCTGGCCTTGTCCATGCTGCTCGCCAGCGGTGTTGCCTCGGCTGCCGACCTGAAGATAGGCGTGAGCATGTCCGCCTTCGATGACACCTTCCTCACCTACCTGCGCGAAGACATGGACAAGCAAGCCAAATCCTATCCCAAGGGCGATGGCGTGCAGCTGCAGTTCGAGGACGCCCGCGCCGATGTGGTCAAGCAACTGAGCCAGGTCGAAAACTTTATCAGCCAGAAAGTCGACGCGATCATCGTCAACCCGGTGGATACCGCGTCGACGGCCAACATCATCAAGGCCGCCACCGCAGCGAAAATCCCGCTGGTGTTCGTCAACCGTCGTCCTGACAGCCCGACACTGGCACCAGGCGTCGCGGCGGTGACCTCCGATGACGTCGAGGCCGGCAAGCTGCAGATGCAGTACATCGCCGAAAAGCTTGGCGGCAAAGGCAACATCGTGATCCTGCTGGGTGACTTGGCAAACAACTCCACCACCAACCGTACCAAGGGTGTGAAGGAAGTCCTGACTAAGTACCCAGGCATCAAGATCGAGCAGGAGCAGACCGGTATCTGGCTGCGTGACAAGGGCATGACCCTGGTCAACGACTGGCTGACCCAGGGCCGCGACTTCCAGGCGGTGCTGTCGAACAACGACGAGATGGCGATCGGTGCCGCCATGGCGCTGAAATCGGCGGGCAAGAAGGGCGTGTTGATCGCCGGTGTCGACGGCACGCCGGACGGCCTGAACGCAATCACCAAGGGTGACATGACCGTGTCGGCCTTCCAGGACGCCAAGGGCCAGGCGGACAAGTCGGTCGAGACGGCGCGCAAGATGGCCAAGAACGAGCCTATCGAGCAGAACGTAGTGATCCCGTTCCAGCTGATCACCCCGGACAACGTCAAAGACTTCAAGTAG
- a CDS encoding sugar ABC transporter ATP-binding protein, with amino-acid sequence MLAQAAVSQPPGIQPLPLDEPYLLEIVNISKGFPGVVALADVQLRVRPGTVLALMGENGAGKSTLMKIIAGIYQPDAGEIRLRGKPIVFETPLAAQKAGIAMIHQELNLMPHMSIAENIWIGREQLNSLHMVNHREMHRCTAELLARLRINLDPEEHVGNLSIAERQMVEIAKAVSYDSDILIMDEPTSAITEKEVAHLFSIIADLKSQGKGIVYITHKMNEVFAIADEVAVFRDGHYIGLQRADSMNSDSLISMMVGRELSQLFPVRETPIGDLLLSVRDLRLDGVFKDVSFDLHAGEILGIAGLMGSGRTNVAETLFGITPSDGGQIELDGKAVRISDPHMAIEKGFALLTEDRKLSGLFPCLSVLENMEMAVLPHYSGNGFIQQKALRALCEDMCKKLRVKTPSLEQCIDTLSGGNQQKALLARWLMTNPRLLILDEPTRGIDVGAKAEIYRLISFLASEGMAVIMISSELPEVLGMSDRVMVMHEGELMGTLDRSEATQEKVMQLASGMTAVH; translated from the coding sequence ATGCTCGCTCAAGCCGCTGTCTCACAGCCCCCCGGCATCCAGCCGTTGCCGCTGGACGAACCCTACCTGTTGGAAATCGTCAACATCAGCAAAGGCTTCCCCGGCGTCGTGGCCCTGGCCGACGTGCAACTGCGGGTACGCCCCGGCACAGTGCTGGCGCTGATGGGCGAGAACGGTGCGGGCAAGTCGACGCTGATGAAAATCATCGCCGGCATCTACCAGCCCGACGCTGGCGAGATTCGCCTGCGCGGCAAGCCGATTGTGTTTGAAACGCCCCTGGCGGCCCAGAAGGCCGGGATCGCGATGATCCACCAGGAACTCAACCTGATGCCGCACATGAGCATCGCCGAGAACATCTGGATCGGCCGCGAGCAACTCAACAGCCTGCACATGGTCAATCACCGCGAAATGCACCGCTGCACGGCCGAATTGCTGGCGCGCCTGCGCATCAACCTGGACCCCGAGGAACACGTGGGTAACCTGAGCATCGCCGAGCGGCAGATGGTCGAGATTGCCAAGGCCGTGTCCTACGACTCCGACATCCTGATCATGGATGAGCCGACGTCCGCCATTACCGAGAAGGAAGTGGCCCACCTGTTTTCGATCATTGCCGACCTCAAGTCCCAGGGCAAAGGCATCGTCTACATCACGCATAAAATGAACGAAGTGTTCGCCATCGCCGATGAAGTGGCGGTGTTCCGCGACGGCCACTACATCGGCCTGCAACGCGCCGACAGCATGAACAGCGACAGCCTGATCTCGATGATGGTCGGCCGTGAGCTGAGCCAGCTGTTCCCGGTGCGCGAGACGCCCATCGGCGACCTGCTGCTGTCGGTCCGCGACCTGCGCCTGGACGGGGTGTTCAAGGACGTCTCCTTCGACCTGCACGCTGGCGAGATCCTTGGCATCGCCGGGCTGATGGGCTCGGGCCGCACCAATGTGGCGGAGACCCTGTTTGGCATCACCCCAAGCGACGGCGGGCAGATTGAACTGGACGGTAAAGCGGTGCGTATCAGCGACCCGCACATGGCCATCGAGAAAGGGTTTGCCCTGCTGACTGAGGACCGCAAGCTCAGTGGCCTGTTCCCGTGCCTGTCGGTCCTGGAAAACATGGAAATGGCCGTGCTGCCGCATTACTCGGGCAACGGCTTTATCCAGCAGAAAGCCCTGCGTGCGCTGTGCGAAGACATGTGCAAGAAGCTGCGGGTGAAAACCCCGTCCCTTGAGCAGTGCATCGACACCTTGTCCGGCGGCAACCAGCAGAAGGCCTTGCTGGCACGCTGGCTGATGACCAACCCGCGCCTGCTGATCCTTGATGAACCCACGCGGGGCATCGACGTGGGCGCCAAGGCCGAGATCTATCGCTTGATCTCGTTCCTGGCCAGCGAAGGCATGGCGGTGATCATGATTTCTTCCGAATTGCCCGAAGTGCTGGGCATGAGCGACCGGGTCATGGTGATGCACGAAGGCGAATTGATGGGCACCCTGGACCGCAGCGAAGCGACCCAGGAAAAAGTCATGCAGTTGGCCTCCGGGATGACCGCAGTCCACTGA
- a CDS encoding ABC transporter permease, which produces MNAITDNKPATVPTKSRRRMPTELSIFLVLIGIGLVFELFGWIVRDQSFLMNAQRLVLMILQVSIIGLLAIGVTQVIITTGIDLSSGSVLALSAMIAASLAQTSDFSRAVFPSLTDLPVWIPVAMGLGVGLLAGAINGSIIAVTGIPPFIATLGMMVSARGLARYYTEGQPVSMLSDSYTAIGHGAMPVIIFLVVAVIFHIALRYTKYGKYTYAIGGNMQAARTSGINVKRHLIIVYSIAGLLAGLAGVVASARAATGQAGMGMSYELDAIAAAVIGGTSLAGGVGRITGTVIGALILGVMASGFTFVGVDAYIQDIIKGLIIVVAVVIDQYRNKRKLKR; this is translated from the coding sequence ATGAACGCAATAACGGATAACAAGCCTGCGACGGTGCCAACCAAAAGTCGTCGACGCATGCCCACCGAGCTGAGCATCTTTTTGGTGCTGATCGGCATCGGCCTGGTCTTCGAGCTGTTTGGCTGGATCGTGCGGGACCAGAGTTTCCTGATGAACGCCCAGCGCCTGGTGCTGATGATTCTGCAAGTGTCGATCATTGGTCTGCTGGCAATCGGCGTGACCCAGGTCATCATCACCACGGGGATCGATCTGTCCTCCGGTTCGGTGCTGGCGCTGTCGGCGATGATCGCTGCGAGTTTGGCCCAGACTTCCGACTTTTCCCGTGCGGTATTCCCGAGCCTGACCGACTTGCCGGTGTGGATCCCGGTGGCGATGGGGCTGGGCGTCGGGCTGCTGGCGGGGGCGATCAACGGCAGCATCATCGCCGTCACCGGCATTCCGCCGTTCATTGCGACCCTGGGCATGATGGTCTCGGCCCGTGGCCTGGCGCGTTACTACACCGAAGGCCAGCCGGTGAGCATGCTCTCGGACTCGTACACGGCCATCGGCCATGGCGCGATGCCGGTGATCATCTTCCTGGTGGTGGCGGTGATCTTCCATATCGCGCTGCGCTACACCAAGTATGGCAAGTACACCTACGCCATCGGCGGCAACATGCAGGCGGCGCGTACCTCGGGGATCAACGTCAAGCGCCACTTGATCATCGTGTACAGCATCGCCGGTCTCTTGGCTGGCCTGGCGGGTGTGGTGGCCTCGGCACGTGCCGCCACCGGCCAGGCCGGCATGGGCATGTCTTATGAGCTGGATGCGATTGCTGCGGCAGTGATCGGCGGTACCAGCCTGGCGGGCGGGGTAGGGCGCATCACCGGCACCGTGATCGGCGCGCTGATCCTTGGGGTGATGGCCAGCGGGTTTACCTTTGTCGGTGTGGATGCGTACATCCAGGACATCATCAAGGGCCTGATCATTGTGGTGGCGGTGGTGATCGACCAGTACCGCAACAAGCGCAAGCTCAAGCGCTGA
- a CDS encoding TraR/DksA family transcriptional regulator produces MTKEKLLAMPADDYMNAEQHAFFEQLLQDMKVEHHERIEQNRIAIESLDTPADPADAASVEEERTWLVNAIDRDQRMLPQLERALERIKEDSFGWCDDSGEPIGLKRLLISPTTKYCIEAQERHEQIDKHQRQA; encoded by the coding sequence ATGACAAAGGAAAAGTTGCTGGCCATGCCGGCGGATGACTACATGAATGCCGAACAGCACGCTTTTTTCGAGCAGTTGCTGCAAGACATGAAAGTGGAACACCACGAGCGCATTGAACAGAACCGTATCGCCATTGAAAGCCTGGACACCCCGGCCGATCCGGCTGACGCCGCTTCCGTTGAAGAAGAGCGTACCTGGCTGGTCAACGCAATCGACCGCGACCAGCGCATGCTGCCGCAGCTTGAGCGTGCACTGGAACGCATCAAGGAAGATTCCTTTGGCTGGTGCGATGACAGCGGCGAGCCTATCGGCCTCAAGCGCCTGCTGATCAGCCCGACCACCAAGTACTGCATCGAAGCGCAAGAGCGCCACGAGCAGATCGACAAGCACCAGCGCCAAGCCTGA
- a CDS encoding methyl-accepting chemotaxis protein, with amino-acid sequence MIGTEKITSQLSREALGAASQAHRRSTEGREVLAQSITRMHQLSQRANASRELIEALSQRSEEIQRVTLVIQSIASQTNLLALNAAIEAARAGEHGRGFAVVADEVRGLAGRTATATDEVGVMVADIQQRTAQVVEQIRQLSADLHTGVEQVEHAGEQLQNIASLAADVEGQVNEIAQGTDTNRTQLDSLFHAVEQMRSDLAVSDQQTRQLAEAAVQMEGQAETISERLAEVGLDDYHQRIYDLAREGASRIAAQFEADVQQNRISLDDLFDRSYTPIANTSPSKYHTRFDGYTDQVLPAIQEALLPRHEGLVFAIACTPQGYVPTHNKAFSHALTGDAQVDAVQNRTKRKFEDRTGIRCGSHQQAVLLQTYTRDTGELMHDLSVPIMVKGRHWGGLRLGYKPEVAKGGR; translated from the coding sequence ATGATCGGCACCGAAAAGATCACCTCTCAACTCAGTCGCGAAGCGCTAGGCGCTGCCAGCCAGGCCCACCGGCGCAGCACTGAAGGCCGCGAGGTGCTGGCCCAATCGATCACGCGTATGCACCAGCTCAGCCAGCGCGCGAATGCCAGTCGTGAACTGATCGAAGCCTTGAGTCAGCGCAGTGAGGAAATCCAGCGGGTGACTCTGGTGATCCAGTCCATCGCCAGCCAGACCAATTTGCTGGCGCTCAACGCGGCCATTGAAGCCGCACGGGCCGGTGAACACGGGCGCGGGTTCGCGGTGGTCGCCGATGAAGTGCGCGGGCTCGCCGGGCGAACAGCCACGGCCACTGATGAAGTGGGCGTGATGGTCGCGGATATCCAGCAACGCACTGCCCAGGTGGTGGAACAGATTCGCCAGCTCTCGGCCGACCTGCACACCGGCGTCGAGCAGGTGGAGCACGCTGGCGAGCAACTGCAAAATATCGCCAGCCTGGCGGCGGATGTGGAGGGCCAGGTTAATGAAATCGCCCAGGGCACCGACACCAATCGCACGCAACTCGACAGCCTGTTCCATGCCGTGGAGCAGATGCGCAGCGACCTGGCCGTCAGCGATCAGCAAACCCGTCAACTGGCTGAGGCTGCCGTGCAGATGGAAGGCCAGGCCGAAACCATCAGCGAGCGCCTGGCCGAAGTCGGGCTGGATGACTACCACCAGCGCATCTACGACCTGGCGCGTGAAGGCGCAAGCCGGATTGCCGCGCAGTTCGAAGCCGATGTGCAGCAGAACCGCATCAGCCTGGACGACCTGTTCGACCGCAGCTACACGCCGATCGCCAATACCAGCCCGAGCAAATACCACACCCGCTTTGACGGCTACACCGACCAGGTGCTGCCGGCGATCCAGGAGGCACTGTTGCCACGGCATGAAGGGTTGGTGTTTGCCATCGCCTGCACGCCCCAGGGCTATGTGCCGACGCACAACAAGGCGTTCTCCCACGCGCTGACCGGTGATGCGCAGGTGGATGCCGTGCAGAACCGCACCAAGCGCAAGTTTGAAGACCGCACCGGGATCCGCTGTGGCAGCCACCAACAGGCCGTTCTGCTGCAGACCTATACCCGTGACACCGGCGAACTGATGCACGACCTGTCGGTGCCGATCATGGTCAAGGGCCGGCATTGGGGCGGCTTGCGCCTGGGCTATAAACCCGAGGTAGCAAAAGGCGGACGATAG
- a CDS encoding DUF2789 domain-containing protein: MDAPIPTLETLFEQLGLDSTPDAIDAFIVAHPLPEDVKLIDAPFWSAQQASFLKEELRDDAEWAIAVDELNQRLHQAN, encoded by the coding sequence ATGGACGCGCCAATCCCCACCCTTGAAACCCTGTTTGAACAATTGGGCCTGGATTCAACCCCAGACGCCATCGATGCGTTTATCGTTGCCCATCCATTGCCTGAAGACGTGAAGCTCATCGATGCACCGTTCTGGTCGGCGCAACAAGCGAGTTTTCTCAAGGAAGAGCTTCGCGACGATGCCGAATGGGCGATTGCCGTGGATGAACTGAACCAGCGCCTGCATCAAGCGAACTGA
- a CDS encoding ABC transporter substrate-binding protein, which translates to MKGLRTLLAASLTTLGLSVATLPVNAAQAPIHFADLNWESGSLITEVLRVIVEKGFELPTDTLPGTTITLETALAKNDIQVIGEEWAGRSPVWVKAEAEGKVVGLGDTVKGATEGWWVPEYVVKGDPAKGIKPLAPELKSVKDLARYKDVFKDPESPGKGRFLNSPIGWTSEVVNKQKLKAYGLDDSYVNFRSGSGAALDAEIASSIRRGKPVLFYYWSPTPLMGRYKLIQLEEPPFDAEAWKTLTDADNPDPKPTRSLASKLSIGVSTPFQKEHPQIAQFFEKVEFPIDPLNKALATMSENHTAPREVAQAFLKEHPEVWKAWLTEDVAQKVEASLK; encoded by the coding sequence ATGAAAGGATTGAGAACACTATTGGCTGCGTCCCTGACGACACTGGGGCTTTCAGTGGCGACGCTGCCGGTTAACGCCGCCCAGGCACCGATACATTTTGCCGACCTGAACTGGGAAAGCGGCAGCCTGATCACCGAAGTGCTGCGGGTGATTGTCGAGAAGGGTTTCGAGCTGCCCACCGACACGTTGCCGGGTACCACCATCACCCTGGAAACCGCCTTGGCGAAGAACGACATCCAGGTGATCGGCGAAGAGTGGGCCGGCCGCAGTCCGGTGTGGGTCAAGGCTGAGGCCGAAGGCAAGGTGGTGGGCCTGGGCGATACGGTCAAGGGTGCAACCGAAGGCTGGTGGGTGCCGGAATACGTGGTCAAGGGTGACCCGGCCAAAGGCATCAAGCCCCTCGCCCCCGAGCTCAAGAGCGTGAAGGACCTGGCGCGCTACAAAGACGTGTTCAAGGACCCGGAATCCCCAGGCAAGGGGCGCTTCCTCAACAGCCCGATCGGCTGGACCTCGGAAGTGGTCAACAAGCAGAAGCTCAAGGCCTATGGCTTGGATGACAGCTACGTGAACTTCCGCAGTGGCTCGGGCGCGGCACTGGATGCCGAGATTGCCTCATCGATCCGCCGGGGCAAGCCGGTGTTGTTCTACTACTGGTCGCCGACGCCGCTGATGGGGCGCTACAAGTTGATCCAGCTGGAAGAACCACCGTTCGATGCCGAGGCATGGAAGACCCTCACGGATGCGGATAACCCTGATCCGAAGCCGACGCGATCGTTGGCGTCCAAGTTGAGCATCGGCGTTTCTACGCCGTTCCAGAAGGAACACCCGCAGATCGCCCAGTTCTTCGAGAAGGTCGAATTTCCGATTGACCCGCTGAATAAAGCCCTGGCGACCATGAGCGAAAATCACACCGCCCCTCGGGAAGTGGCCCAGGCGTTTCTCAAGGAACATCCCGAGGTGTGGAAGGCGTGGTTGACCGAGGATGTGGCACAGAAGGTTGAGGCCAGCCTGAAATAA
- a CDS encoding TonB-dependent receptor, which yields MKHLPLLAGLFGCLPVCAWALELAPTTIDGEQAAEPGLALDQSSGMASRLGLSVRETPASVAIANRNDIERHGAKTFRDAANTLPGVNASAPPGFGGFVSFRGFTSSQITQMFNGINVATGLARPVDAWIYDRVELVGGPSSLINGAGSVGGSLNYVTKLATREEQAAEGQLTYGSYDTAGMAFGVNHALTEPGAEVQHYARLDVSRNTNHSYIDRDQREAWSLAFSLLSDLTPNLSHTLALEYQDEHEDSPYWGTPVLNPKAGELKIDKHNRFNNYNVADGRYEQRTIWARSIIDYRLNDSTTLKNTLYHLDSQRDYRNLETYQYNADNSAVNRSTAYQVRHQGEQNGNQFELRHDDRIFGLSTTWSGGFEYKVNSTTNTPLNVPGNSTVDPNNFDPGHFYDIPRTREKFGKDKTNEVTTKALFVENRLGLTDKLSLLTGLRYDAIDLDVTNHRAITATNPRHFKRSWDPVTGRVGLTYQFIPSANVYVQYSTAAEQPTTTTQVFDVSTGKQWEVGSKFDYLDGRGSATVAAYKIERKDFAVTDPQDPTNSIPVGAQSSKGIELASSLRITPKLLAEGNFAWVDAEYDDFNEKIASGAVVSRKGNTPTNVPKRVGNLWLTYDFAEDWQGGVDARYVAEVYADNANTQTVPAYTLFGTFLRYKVDSRTSVTGRVRNLTNEVYAEFAHVSPAYYLGSPRTFEVAVQTRF from the coding sequence ATGAAACATCTACCTCTGTTGGCAGGCCTGTTCGGCTGCCTGCCTGTCTGCGCCTGGGCCCTTGAGTTGGCCCCAACGACCATTGATGGCGAACAAGCCGCCGAACCCGGCCTGGCCCTGGACCAATCCAGTGGCATGGCATCGCGGTTGGGCTTGAGCGTGCGGGAAACCCCGGCGTCGGTGGCCATCGCCAATCGCAATGATATCGAGCGCCATGGCGCCAAGACCTTCCGCGACGCGGCCAATACCCTGCCCGGCGTCAACGCCAGCGCCCCACCGGGGTTTGGCGGGTTTGTCTCCTTCCGTGGCTTTACCAGCAGCCAGATCACCCAGATGTTCAACGGCATCAACGTCGCGACCGGCCTGGCCCGTCCCGTGGATGCGTGGATCTATGACCGGGTGGAACTGGTGGGCGGCCCCTCCTCGCTGATCAACGGTGCAGGCTCCGTGGGCGGTTCGCTCAACTACGTGACCAAGCTGGCGACCCGTGAGGAACAGGCGGCCGAAGGCCAACTCACCTATGGTAGCTACGACACTGCCGGCATGGCTTTCGGGGTCAATCATGCCCTGACCGAACCCGGTGCCGAGGTGCAGCATTACGCCCGCCTGGATGTCAGCCGCAACACCAACCACAGTTACATCGACCGTGATCAGCGCGAGGCCTGGAGCCTGGCGTTTTCCCTGCTCAGCGACCTCACCCCCAACCTGTCCCACACCCTGGCGCTGGAATACCAGGACGAGCACGAAGACAGTCCCTACTGGGGCACGCCGGTGCTCAACCCCAAGGCGGGCGAACTGAAGATCGACAAGCACAACCGCTTCAACAACTACAACGTCGCCGACGGCCGCTACGAGCAGCGCACGATCTGGGCGCGTTCGATCATCGACTATCGTCTCAACGACAGCACCACGCTGAAAAACACCCTCTATCACCTGGACAGCCAACGCGATTACCGCAACCTGGAAACCTACCAGTACAACGCCGACAACAGCGCGGTGAACCGCTCGACGGCTTACCAAGTGCGTCATCAGGGCGAGCAGAACGGCAACCAGTTCGAGTTGCGACACGACGACCGTATTTTTGGCCTGTCGACCACCTGGTCTGGCGGTTTCGAGTACAAGGTCAACAGCACCACCAACACCCCGCTGAATGTGCCCGGCAACAGCACGGTAGACCCGAACAACTTCGACCCCGGCCACTTCTACGACATCCCGCGAACCCGAGAGAAGTTCGGCAAGGACAAGACCAACGAAGTCACCACCAAGGCGCTGTTCGTGGAGAATCGTCTGGGCCTCACTGACAAACTCTCGCTGCTGACCGGCCTGCGTTATGACGCCATTGACCTGGACGTCACCAACCACCGCGCGATAACCGCTACCAACCCTCGCCACTTCAAGCGCAGCTGGGACCCGGTGACTGGCCGCGTGGGCCTGACCTATCAGTTCATCCCATCGGCCAATGTGTATGTGCAATACAGCACTGCCGCCGAGCAACCGACTACCACGACGCAAGTGTTCGATGTCTCGACCGGCAAACAGTGGGAAGTGGGCAGCAAGTTCGACTACCTGGACGGCCGTGGATCGGCCACCGTTGCCGCGTACAAGATCGAGCGCAAGGACTTTGCCGTCACCGACCCGCAGGATCCGACCAACAGCATTCCGGTCGGCGCGCAATCATCCAAGGGTATCGAGTTGGCCAGCTCGCTGCGCATCACGCCCAAGCTACTGGCAGAGGGCAACTTCGCCTGGGTCGATGCCGAGTACGATGACTTCAACGAGAAAATCGCCAGTGGCGCAGTGGTTTCGCGCAAGGGCAACACGCCCACTAACGTGCCCAAGCGCGTGGGCAACCTGTGGCTGACGTATGACTTTGCCGAGGACTGGCAAGGGGGGGTGGATGCGCGGTATGTCGCCGAGGTGTACGCGGATAATGCCAACACCCAGACAGTGCCGGCCTACACGCTGTTCGGAACGTTCCTGCGCTATAAGGTCGACTCGCGCACCTCGGTGACGGGCCGGGTGCGCAACCTGACGAATGAAGTGTATGCCGAGTTCGCGCATGTATCGCCGGCCTATTACCTGGGCTCGCCACGAACCTTTGAGGTGGCGGTACAAACCCGGTTCTGA